One window from the genome of Nicotiana tomentosiformis chromosome 5, ASM39032v3, whole genome shotgun sequence encodes:
- the LOC104120761 gene encoding hyoscyamine 6-dioxygenase-like, producing the protein MEVLTSNWSNVESVPKTYIFPLDSRPGKLEFPVCNNIPVIDLDHNHPAEIIQQVISACQKFGFFQVINHGVSENLMDETMNMYKEFFKLPGEYKAKFYSNDINKSCRIYSSTLSYDNEEFHYWRDNFTHRCHPLEENIQSWPNMPIKYREVVGEYSIETRKLLYKILEMICKGLGLESGYFEGEISKTHLISVNHHIPCPDPSLTLGMPVHSDPNLITLLHQCDVPGLQILKDGQWIGVHPVTDSLIVIPGLQLKVISNDRFITPVHRVVTHAKEARTTIGVFLGPSPESIIKPATALVNCSNIEPVFRAFTYPEFFKAFSAGAKCDAQVALNHFRNKP; encoded by the exons ATGGAAGTCTTGACGTCAAACTGGTCAAATGTTGAATCTGTGCCTAAAACATACATTTTCCCACTAGATAGTAGACCAGGGAAGCTTGAATTTCCTGTTTGTAATAATATACCAGTGATAGACTTGGACCATAATCATCCAGCTGAGATAATTCAGCAAGTTATTAGCGCATGCCAAAAATTTGGATTCTTTCAG GTGATAAACCATGGAGTATCTGAAAATCTAATGGATGAGACCATGAATATGTACAAggagttcttcaaattgccaggTGAATACAAGGCAAAATTTTACTCAAATGACATCAACAAAAGTTGCAGGATCTATTCTAGCACATTATCGTATGACAATGAAGAGTTTCATTACTGGAGAGATAATTTTACTCATCGTTGCCATCCTTTAGAGGAAAACATTCAGTCTTGGCCTAATATGCCAATCAAATAtag AGAAGTCGTGGGTGAATATTCCATCGAAACGAGGAAGCTATTGTACAAGATTCTGGAAATGATATGCAAAGGATTAGGACTAGAATCAGGGTATTTTGAAGGTGAAATCAGTAAAACTCATTTGATATCAGTGAATCATCATATCCCATGCCCTGATCCAAGTTTGACACTGGGAATGCCAGTACATTCTGATCCAAATCTCATAACATTACTTCACCAATGTGATGTCCCTGGACTTCAAATCCTTAAGGATGGCCAATGGATAGGCGTTCACCCTGTTACTGATTCTCTAATTGTTATTCCTGGTCTACAATTAAAG GTAATAAGCAATGACAGGTTCATAACTCCAGTTCATCGCGTAGTTACACACGCGAAAGAGGCTCGAACAACGATTGGGGTTTTTCTTGGTCCGTCGCCCGAGTCTATAATAAAACCAGCCACTGCTTTGGTTAATTGTAGCAATATTGAACCAGTGTTCAGAGCTTTTACCTATCCAGAGTTCTTTAAAGCATTTTCTGCAGGTGCAAAATGTGATGCTCAAGTTGCACTCAACCATTTCAGGAACAAACCCTAG
- the LOC104120762 gene encoding uncharacterized protein — protein MLSGLRCSNTRNAKERVALTKVPEIKFLIIISGAKFGGLTYVVPQLAANAFSSPINCPSLHFLGETDFQKKDGEILLESFVDPQVIHHSKGHTIPKLDDSSLEIMLGFIEKIQKL, from the exons ATGCTAAGTGGCCTTAGGTGCAGCAATACCAGGAATGCAAAGGAAAGAGTGGCTCTAACAAAAGTTCCAGAGATAAAGTTTCTTATCATAATATCAGGGGCTAAATTTGGAGGGCTTACATATGTGGTACCACAATTGGCTGCCAATGCATTTTCATCTCCTATCAACTGCCCATCCCTTCACTTCTTAG GAGAGACAGATTTCCAGAAAAAAGATGGTGAAATTCTGCTGGAGAGTTTTGTAGATCCACAAGTGATTCATCATTCTAAAGGCCATACCATACCCAAACTAG ATGATAGCAGCCTTGAAATAATGCTTggatttattgaaaaaattcaaaAACTTTGA